The following DNA comes from Clupea harengus chromosome 9, Ch_v2.0.2, whole genome shotgun sequence.
CTGGATGCTGGTCAGCTGGCCCGTCTGGTGCCAAAACTGGCGCCGGCCGCAATACGCATCctgggtgtgtctgggtgcaTGGGTCCTGGCCCTGTTGGGCAGTGCCCCGCAGTTCGCCATCCTGGAGGCCACAGAGGTGACGCCAGTGAAGACGGAGTGCAAGCCCGTGTTGGCTAGCATGAAGTCCGCCTGGGCCTTCCTCATCTTCCGCTTCCTGATGGGCTTCGCTCTGCCCTTCCTGGTGATCTGCGTGAGCCACTGGCACGTGTACCAGCGGGCATCAGTGCGTCAGCGCGAGAGGTCGGCGCGCACTGTGCACATCATTTTGGCCGTGGTGCTGAGCTTCTTCCTGTGCTGGGCACCGCTGCACGCGCTGGACATCACGTACCTGGCTCTGCCGCCCAGCCACCGCGGGCACCATCTTGCCATGGCCCAAGTGCTGGCCTTGTGCCTGGCCTACGTCAACAGCTGCCTCAACCCCATCATCTACGTGTGCGTGGGCCGCGGCTTCAAGGAGGGCCTGATGCGCACCCTACGCAATGTGCTCCACTTTGCCTCCGAGGCACCGACCCACTCCGTAGGAGCGACGCAGAACAGCAAGAGCACCACAGCCAACACCatggacaggagtgtgtgatCGAGCACGAGGCCGATTCTGAGCTGGTTCCATAATGATGCAAAACCTCTGTTTAAACATGGTGGGGtaataaaacatgacaaaaataatacCGTAGTTCATTAAAATCTGCAGAGGTGTGACTGCACAAAAAGAATGACTACCATAtcatctcttctttcttttcctcttacTTTCACCTCTCACAGATAACCCAGCTTCAATACAGTTTACTGAGCAATTTCACAGCAATCTGATTCTGACCACGAAGATCCTCAAAAAAATTAATGAAAGTGAACCACACAACATCAAAAGAACCCCCTGAACACATTTGCCTGCTATTGAAAAAAATCTGATTTCCAGGATGAATCATCCCAGGTCACTCCAGTCCAAAATCGATAAAgtcagtcaaagtcaaagtgtttgtcacatgcaccaaatagcTTCAGCGCAGTGAAATTCTTATGACctggcaggcaacatctacgcagtagacagcctacaagataaaaaaataacataacaaaaaTAACAGTTTGATCTATTTCTTTCAATCCTTCCAAAGCCGGGTTGTTTTCAGCCTGGATTTAAAAGGGCTCTTCTAATGCCCCCTGTCAGCTGGTTACATTTGAGAGCAGCGCAGAAGCTAAACGCTGCTTCCCTTTGTTTAGTCATTATCTTAGGCAAGACTAACTGACTCCTTCCTAATGATCTAAGACTTCTGCTTGACTCAGAGAGATACACTAGGCCCTCACCGTTAAGCGGGTTCTAGATGAAGGTGTATTGTGGGGCTCCAGATAGTATGCGGCCTACTATGTGGTATTCTCATCTCAACCTAGCTTCTGattatggaggtgtgtgtgtgtgtgtgtaactgtgactCTGTAAATATGGTAAAAGAatacaatcaaatcaaataatgtGTAATACAACTTGGGCAGTGGAAAGCAGATTGGGTGATGGGGGTTTATCAAGCAAATAAAGCTGAAGCTGAAAATAAAGCGTAAATGCAggaaagaaacattcaaataaacAGCACTGCCTAGAAAAACACAGTGGTCAGGGCTCACCAGTCAGGTGCAGCCAAAGAGGGGTTATTCTACAAAATCCTAGTGAATCCCGGACACTTGTGTGACAAATCGCCTGTAGCACTCAGCTCCTTGTGACTCTCACAACATATGTGGATGGATCTGATGGGACCTCAGGACATGACCATGGAGGATATTCCACAACAGTGGCGgagccagagatttttttctgcaggtgctatgggggtgctcagCATTTTAGCAAGGGTGCTATGGAATGAGGGTGATCATTAGGCTACTTCCGACAGATGCGCACATTTTCGCGTTCATCTGctacggtcactgacaaaatgcatgcagcatgttatagattccgcaatccaaaatacttcacttacttcagtgggggttaaagttggcgccagatgaccactaggtcaccactaccatgtctaattaatgacaaaataaactaaacataaatagttcaatacattttaaactaaagagggtaaattagaatagcagatagaattaactaaaacagtcaaagagtcagaaatgcttcagcggtgtaaagatgcaggccccttttaaaagtgaatgaaacaaaacagtaggcactcaaaaccacaataatcggaactagatcattgtatcattgtacaataaaatTCTTAaaaaacaggcaaaaatgcaaacaaaattatgctggaaaagccatattcaaaaccaaaatccgggcaagccagcagagcaggtgtagcatggctagcaccctcagtagaggttgACCCCattgaccacgacgttcctcttcttctaaatctgATTCAGATtacccttgcatttcttcttcttcttcaatgtCACATGATTCTTACTCGTAGAATTTTGgatatcaaaaaccgatccattattgtgaatttgttgatactaccgcttgactttgacagtgcactagctctctttctccttcaatcgtcagggaacgtcaacgttcacgcatgcgatGTGtctgtcgtgctacgtgaacaatctgttaatttcaatctgttattattttcttttgtgattgaaatattattaccacacaataaattaaattaagaacgcagaatgaaattaaataacaataataaataaaccgtCGTCAACCACCATCAGAACACCTCTCTGTAAGGTATGCCATCCTTGTCAGGCCCCGGAGTGGGTGGATTGAACCCGGGTCGCTGGATTGGCAGTCCAGTGACAAACCTTGTGAGCTAGGCAGGACCCATGTGCAAGCTGTTTGTTGaacttgttttctttattttttaaacaaaggaattccaaaacacagaagataaaTCCACAGGGAAAAAGGCAAAACTAAGGAAGCTACAAAAAAGAAAGTAGCTAGCGCTCGAAAGGCGATTGAACTGAAAACTTTGAAACACAccctggggcgacagtggtacaggaggtagataagtcgtttagtaatcaaaaggttgctagttcgattccctgtcgaagcgtccttgagcaagacactgaacccctaattgctcctgatgtgcagtgtgccatcagtgtaaatgtaaaatgtgtatacattgtaagtcgctttggataaaagcgtctgctaaatgtaatgtaatgtaaacagGCTAGAGACTTCTAAAGTAGACAAACAAAACGGCTGAATACAGCGTACCAAAAACAGACTGGAGACTTGAGACAATAGACTTGAAACAGGGAACTCGAGAAACCATCACTTGCCTTCGTGAACGAACCAAACGATGTAGTGATCAGCCTTGAAAATAGCCAGGTATAAATACCCTGGCTAATagggtcatgtgaccaattaAAAAGCAGGTGATCAGAAACAGGCAGGAAAGCAGAAAGAAAACATGAGCACATGTGCATAACAATAAGTCCAGAGTTCTTTCTTTGACCACCAGGGAACGCCAATGTCCCAGATCGTGACAATCCTGTAACGCTTGACAGCTGTGTGGGGGGTTGTTGATttgctcttctttttctttatttttgtgttatatttacatatttctcccttccttcctttctttcttttttttcttatttatttgtttgtttgttattttctttctttgactGTCACTGATGATCTAATGTCAGTCTGGTCCCTCTCTTCAGATCTCCAGACGGATGAGTTTAGGGATGACACACCTACCTCCTGAGAGTGCCCCTGCCCTAAACTAAGGCTTCTCACCACTGCTCCCCCTCACCCTGAAGCCAACATCCAGAGCAGGCAGCCCTTGGAGCCCACCTAACAtggctgtgaacacacacaacgaTGTTCAAATGTTTGAACATTGGTGGACACTTTGTAAACACTTTGTGGACACTTTACTCTTCACACGTCGCTGTTAGGATGAGCGCTTCTCCAATGATAGGCGATATGTTATCTTAATACCTTTTCAAATCATGTCCCCAAACAGATGTTTGGTGCTGCACTGTCTCACAGAGCTTACCAGTCAACATGTCTGAGAGAATAGCATTATTATCACGTACCAAAAAGGGACTGCTGCTTTTAAAAATGGCTGTAAATATGTTTAATCACATATGTTTACCCAATTGGGTAATCGTTTAACCGCACAGGGGATGTTGTATAGTGGGTGGATTTTAGGAAGTTCACTAAAGGCTTCCTGTTTTGACAAATACTTACTATACTATAAGAATAACACAACAATCTGTCTGTCATCAAGTCTCATGTTTGGCATTTAAAAGCTATAGCTATAACTCTCACAAGCACAGTTGCAAAAGACTTGGGACAAAATTAGAAAAAGTCGTTTATTTCTTTTGTAGCAAATCTAATGTTGCCTTAGAATCAAAAGCATCAATCACTTCTGATATCTCTATGTAGGCTTTGTTGGCTTGGAACTACTCCTTTCCAAACAAGCTCTTTATCGACCATACACAATAAAACTCCATATCAAAGTGAAAGGGTTATTGTTTTGGCTTTAATAGAAGAAAAAAGCACTGGATATATCACAAAGTCGAGGCAGGAGTTATAGTCACATAACAACAAAAtcctccttcaaactttctaggcttaaaattgATTTCTAAGGGTGtcgcttgggtatatcatagtatttggggtgcttgaatttgcgcgaaaattttactctacgctttgttgcagcatctttgaaggcgtgtggaaagctcaatgttaaagctagagacttgatattatacagaCCTTCCTATCTATGCTTTGtataggggtgggcgatatgaccaaaatcttccatcacggtatttgtaattttatatcacggttacggtatatatcacggtttattatacgtagggtgaccagatttaggtttttgaaaaagaggacacttcagcggtggcgaaatgtgtccacagacatttatttattgacccttaagaacactaaggtgcagaaacaatactgcctcaataggctattggcctaagcaatagtggccagtatccattgaatctttaaatattaaaataaaagcaaagtgtatgtaaaaagaaaaaggaaaaatctttctgtggcaattagtccagtgcttatgtttcagtggttctttaatttactttcagaagataactcaagtgttaaaactttcttttcaatgtgtgtccatatgttaatgcaataatgatgagatattttctttatatggccacatattaaaataaaaaaattaagaagtttgccattacacatagacgctccattgagGACCTCatcccgttgctgcgacgtgctaacgtgatgacgaggtgatgactggtctgtaaacagacgcaagtaaatgatggagctgcagtttttctggataaaaagcactatagatagcgtttatatttctcaaccgatttcaccgagtcgtttttatattcaagggtttatgatctacgtggagtaccaaaaaaagttttgtctccatattacttagaatctcgttggtttggccgtaatcgccgtttagttgacatacatacatgtatatgataatcgctgctagacgctcactgttcttgtgctctcacagctcattcactttgaaatactgaaaaataaatgcctacactagacacttttcagtccatatttttcagtatattgaatcttgcccaacagtcgaggattactcaacaagtaggcatggcagtccttgcaggttatgtgctttaaaattgtactgggtatcgtattatacggctcttcagaatgttcaaaaaagttccgtttatttgaatgggccaccccaacgttcgcaggtctgtaatttctttattttcactgctgcgaaaatgtaatgaccgctttcatatcattccgcaagtagcccggtcatttaacgtaacgggaagtaatgggttgctacgcaacacctgaaactttagagttctattttatttctcagcagaaatcacaaaacggctacaaaatcgttaaagaggtatttttggaggaatgtctattgttttggcaagttactgtataataagagggatgaagtatagttcggaggtcattatctaaaaataaatcgattggatttcaaaataagagtataccgcggttgaaacggtatggccaaatctctcccggtagacacatttctaccgttgcacggtatataccgtcataccgcccagccctagctTTGTATATTGAATTAAAAAAACTGtccttatgtgatgaatggtctggaagatattaaaagCTTGAAagtggatgaaaacccattttgtgtaCTTTTTGCCATGCTATAGCAAAGAAATTGgctttttgtacacgcccagcattcaatggcccaTGGAAGCATATGCAAATGGTAAcaaaaggtaagtttatgagacagagcttaaactgcatttgtatataaaatctgtgtataatatcaagtctctagctttaacattgagctttccacaggccttcaaagatgctgcaacagagcaaAGAGTAAAATTTTCgagttatagcaatttgaaaacgGCTCTACAGAAAATGCTGCtaataaattcaattcaattcaattcaattttatttatatagcgccataacaatacaattgtctctaggcgctttacagagcccagagcctgaacccccttagtgcaagcacattggcaacacgggcaagaaaaaactccctgttagtcaggaaggaaccttaagcagaaccacggcacataaggggggacccatctgcttgaggtcggccgggtggagataggaaggggggatgggggagggttgtgtggcagaaggggatgggaaacaacaggtgttgtacatatcctgcatttggtaggtgtacataatatatatacagacatccggtggtaaatacatgatacaaacaagaccagtttagtgggtatacactgtgctcaaaggtttactgttacaggggtaaggggagtaggaacagagaaacatgttgatggtggcaatattatatattgtatataaatgctagcatagggtatgaggtagagtaagtgtacggcagtgcggtggcggtgggtgcaattggcagagggtttctacgggtagaccgggtggagagattacagcagcgtcccatagcgaagatagtctggattaggagaaaaagaaaaagaacagagtgagtgggtagagtttggctgtccatatgcgtagttgaggagtagtgggggtgaggagcaatgtttccacttccatcagcaattggaacatgctacaagggagagagaacatttttgttagtagacatttatttcagaaacagataaggagatacctttgggtagtagatttacagtaggcaatatggccattttatcagtattattataagcattagcaatgtgatatgagaggagagggagggagagag
Coding sequences within:
- the LOC105899485 gene encoding C5a anaphylatoxin chemotactic receptor 1, with the protein product MGEDYEYNYTDYLNETDFIFPDYVMGTNHMLALVCYALVFIVGVPGNALVAFVTAFRMPRSVNALWFLNLALADLLCCLSLPLLMVPIAQDQHWSMGPLACRLLHGTLYLVMYCSVLLLVLISVDRWMLVSWPVWCQNWRRPQYASWVCLGAWVLALLGSAPQFAILEATEVTPVKTECKPVLASMKSAWAFLIFRFLMGFALPFLVICVSHWHVYQRASVRQRERSARTVHIILAVVLSFFLCWAPLHALDITYLALPPSHRGHHLAMAQVLALCLAYVNSCLNPIIYVCVGRGFKEGLMRTLRNVLHFASEAPTHSVGATQNSKSTTANTMDRSV